The Thermococcus thermotolerans genome contains a region encoding:
- the top6B gene encoding DNA topoisomerase VI subunit B: MAEASQLFKEFKIQSVSEFFRRNAAMLGYTGKIRSLTTVVHEAVTNSLDACEEAGIPPYIRVEIEELGREHYKVIVEDNGPGIPEKYITHVFGKMLAGTKAHRNIQSRGQQGIGISGAVMFAQITSGKATRVITSTGGDKTIEAWVKIDVDKNEGKIVKKEKHPNPKGWRGTRIELEVKNVRYIRSKQGVYWYLKLTAIANPHAHIELIEPDGKLIVFPRSSDYIPEPPVEMKPHPRGVLTDDVYRMAKKTRRNTVKRFLVGEFSRISDKKIDELIEYIAALRLIKTEEDKNVQEQLYERLMKGEVKAVLRSFRGYTKVVKQVAKIMEKPPEKLTWHEAEEIVEAFKYMKFLAPPTHGLRPIGEENIEKGLKGILKPEFVTAVTRSPKVYSGGIPFQVEVGLAYGGEIPGGFELLRYANRVPLLFDAGSCVTTLAARSIDWKRYKVDDLDRAPVVLMINVISVHVPYTGTGKQSIANVEEIQNEIRLAIMDAARRLQTYLSGKHRKLYQVKRKKTFEKYVPEIARALSVLTGEEEDAVKSYFLAFIESRFAAKEGELNEVSENA, translated from the coding sequence ATGGCCGAAGCAAGTCAGCTGTTTAAGGAGTTCAAGATTCAGAGCGTCAGTGAGTTCTTCAGACGAAACGCGGCCATGCTTGGCTACACAGGCAAGATACGCTCCCTTACCACGGTCGTCCATGAGGCAGTTACAAACTCCCTCGATGCCTGTGAGGAGGCAGGAATTCCCCCCTACATCCGCGTTGAGATAGAGGAGCTTGGAAGGGAGCACTACAAGGTCATAGTGGAGGACAACGGACCGGGAATCCCCGAGAAGTACATAACCCACGTTTTCGGTAAGATGCTCGCCGGAACCAAGGCCCACAGGAACATACAAAGCAGGGGCCAGCAGGGTATAGGTATAAGCGGTGCAGTCATGTTTGCCCAGATAACGAGCGGAAAGGCAACGCGCGTCATCACCTCCACCGGCGGCGATAAAACCATCGAGGCCTGGGTTAAGATTGACGTTGACAAGAACGAGGGTAAAATAGTCAAAAAGGAGAAGCACCCCAACCCGAAGGGCTGGCGCGGGACGAGGATAGAGCTTGAGGTGAAGAACGTCCGCTACATACGCTCCAAGCAGGGCGTTTACTGGTACCTCAAGCTCACCGCCATAGCGAACCCACACGCCCACATCGAGCTCATAGAGCCTGATGGGAAGCTCATAGTCTTCCCGAGGTCGAGCGACTACATTCCGGAACCGCCGGTTGAGATGAAGCCCCACCCGCGCGGTGTCCTTACCGACGACGTTTACAGGATGGCCAAAAAAACTAGGAGGAACACCGTGAAGCGCTTCCTCGTCGGCGAGTTCTCAAGGATAAGCGACAAGAAGATAGACGAGCTGATAGAGTACATCGCCGCGCTGAGGCTCATAAAGACGGAGGAGGACAAGAACGTCCAGGAGCAGCTCTACGAGAGGCTCATGAAGGGCGAGGTTAAGGCCGTCCTCCGCTCCTTCAGGGGATACACGAAGGTCGTCAAGCAGGTCGCCAAGATTATGGAGAAGCCGCCCGAGAAGCTCACCTGGCACGAGGCTGAGGAGATAGTCGAGGCCTTCAAGTACATGAAGTTCCTGGCTCCCCCGACTCATGGCCTCAGGCCGATAGGCGAGGAGAACATTGAGAAGGGCCTTAAGGGAATCCTCAAGCCGGAGTTCGTTACCGCTGTAACGAGATCGCCGAAGGTCTACTCAGGTGGTATTCCTTTCCAGGTGGAGGTTGGCCTTGCCTATGGCGGTGAAATCCCGGGTGGCTTTGAGCTCCTCCGCTATGCAAACAGGGTTCCGCTGCTCTTTGACGCAGGCTCGTGTGTAACGACGCTCGCGGCACGCTCGATAGACTGGAAGCGCTATAAGGTTGACGACCTCGACCGCGCGCCGGTGGTGCTCATGATAAACGTCATCAGCGTCCACGTCCCATACACCGGCACAGGAAAGCAGAGCATAGCCAACGTCGAGGAAATCCAGAACGAGATAAGGCTGGCCATAATGGACGCCGCCAGGAGGCTTCAGACATATCTGAGCGGCAAGCACAGGAAGCTCTACCAGGTCAAGAGGAAGAAGACCTTCGAGAAGTATGTGCCCGAGATAGCGAGGGCTCTAAGCGTCCTGACGGGAGAGGAGGAGGACGCCGTTAAGAGCTACTTCCTGGCCTTCATAGAGAGCCGCTTTGCAGCCAAAGAGGGTGAGCTTAACGAGGTGAGCGAGAATGCCTAA
- a CDS encoding DNA topoisomerase IV subunit A — protein MPKSKVVKREKPRERFSYDPTRVLTKLEEYGRRVLEDIKAGKNPYFDIPMRGLNNVYFDEKRRVIRMGDKLSRRYFLNVAHARKFMQTLLIMAYVKRLVSEGKHASLREAYYANKHTIPGTKENTFEDQRESDPIIEDLERMLGVLREEMHLTADRRGYIYGDIVIRDGEDEFNTSKLGMGGWAVPGTVEHLQFVEVNVDYALVVETAAMADRLIEEKFPKKENALIIATQGQASRGVRRLIHRLHYEEGLPIIVFTDGDPYGWYIYSTIKQGSINLAYLSDKLATPEAKFVGMTMDDIKRYGLENVTEKLKGIPPNKKGGPTGDYKRILEEMEYPWFQNKEWQRQLKMAVKMGVRIEQQALANKSLEFVAKKYLPEKINNGELLP, from the coding sequence ATGCCTAAATCCAAGGTCGTCAAACGTGAGAAGCCCAGGGAGCGCTTTTCCTACGACCCGACCAGGGTGCTCACCAAGCTGGAGGAGTATGGAAGGAGGGTTCTTGAAGACATAAAGGCCGGAAAGAACCCCTACTTCGACATCCCGATGCGTGGACTGAACAACGTCTACTTCGACGAGAAGAGGCGCGTCATCAGGATGGGGGACAAACTCTCCAGGAGGTACTTCCTCAACGTAGCCCATGCAAGAAAGTTCATGCAGACCTTACTCATAATGGCCTACGTTAAAAGGCTGGTAAGCGAGGGCAAGCACGCGAGCCTTCGTGAAGCCTACTACGCCAACAAGCACACCATCCCGGGAACGAAGGAGAACACCTTCGAAGACCAGCGCGAAAGCGATCCCATCATCGAAGACCTCGAAAGGATGCTCGGCGTCCTGCGTGAGGAGATGCACCTCACGGCCGACAGGCGCGGCTACATCTACGGTGACATAGTTATACGCGACGGCGAGGACGAGTTCAACACGTCAAAGCTCGGTATGGGCGGCTGGGCGGTTCCAGGAACGGTCGAGCACCTCCAGTTCGTTGAGGTTAACGTGGACTACGCCCTAGTCGTCGAGACGGCAGCAATGGCCGACCGTCTCATCGAGGAAAAGTTCCCGAAGAAGGAGAACGCTCTCATCATAGCCACCCAGGGCCAGGCCTCCCGTGGAGTCAGGAGGCTCATTCACAGGCTCCACTACGAGGAAGGGCTGCCCATTATAGTCTTCACCGATGGAGACCCCTACGGTTGGTACATCTACTCCACCATAAAGCAGGGCTCCATCAACCTCGCCTACCTGAGCGACAAGCTCGCAACTCCGGAGGCGAAGTTCGTGGGAATGACCATGGACGACATAAAGCGCTACGGCCTTGAGAACGTCACTGAAAAGCTCAAGGGCATCCCGCCAAACAAGAAGGGCGGTCCAACCGGTGACTACAAGCGCATTCTGGAGGAGATGGAATACCCGTGGTTCCAGAACAAGGAGTGGCAGAGGCAGCTCAAGATGGCCGTTAAGATGGGGGTCAGGATAGAGCAGCAGGCCCTGGCCAACAAGAGCCTTGAATTCGTGGCGAAGAAGTACCTACCTGAAAAGATAAACAACGGTGAGCTCCTGCCATGA
- a CDS encoding DUF530 family protein, with translation MTTTEELVAQVNKILDDIGIDMDGLFETFDIPSISYHLRENLSLLQELEEDLSRRVGETTPSVRGMGKRDRDPHIQWIYKKKRNRILALERLRAAITAHKMALALISANYTFFLGKKPVTLKELTRENVENVEAVPRNVQVGRIEVLPHLAYSGDVLRLLARESIAVRESFKFIKGKLREKGTVRTRGLRIEVEYWENNRLKKARIDLPADADIEGELRKRYGRRFRWRVLSFVKTKGVLINNHYTVDNLSLAYSVLDPEKGAEKLGLDLFRYYFLTSENERETLGLYPNIKLCIDCHYSIFDLPFRNEPNFRTGHGSMLIIRKCEMENALVGKRKDLTSVPNYLLGAVLLYGMSEYSEERVAELLGVPKDELEEAIRKFVISGLHRTLFADTKKFEKFLPKSDKAKQFLALLQG, from the coding sequence ATGACGACGACGGAGGAACTCGTCGCGCAGGTGAACAAGATACTGGACGACATCGGGATAGACATGGACGGGTTATTTGAGACTTTCGACATCCCGTCCATTTCTTATCACCTTAGGGAGAACCTCTCCCTCCTTCAGGAGCTTGAGGAAGACCTCTCAAGGAGAGTTGGTGAGACCACCCCATCAGTCAGGGGCATGGGCAAGCGTGACCGCGATCCTCACATCCAGTGGATTTACAAGAAGAAGCGCAACAGGATTCTCGCCCTTGAAAGGCTCCGTGCGGCGATAACCGCCCACAAGATGGCCCTTGCCCTCATCTCCGCCAACTACACCTTCTTCCTCGGGAAGAAACCTGTAACCCTCAAGGAGCTCACGAGGGAAAACGTTGAGAATGTTGAGGCCGTCCCGAGGAATGTTCAGGTAGGCAGGATAGAAGTGTTGCCCCACCTGGCCTATTCCGGCGATGTCCTGAGGCTCCTCGCCCGGGAGAGCATAGCGGTCAGGGAGTCTTTCAAGTTCATAAAGGGCAAGCTCCGCGAGAAGGGAACCGTTAGGACGCGCGGGCTTAGGATAGAAGTCGAGTACTGGGAGAACAACAGGCTCAAAAAGGCCCGGATTGACCTGCCGGCGGACGCCGACATAGAGGGGGAGCTGAGAAAGCGCTACGGAAGGCGCTTCCGCTGGCGCGTGCTGAGCTTCGTCAAGACCAAGGGGGTTTTGATAAACAACCACTATACAGTTGACAACCTCTCCCTGGCCTATTCTGTCCTTGATCCGGAGAAGGGCGCCGAAAAACTTGGCCTCGACCTCTTCCGCTACTATTTCCTCACCTCCGAGAACGAGAGGGAAACTCTCGGCCTCTACCCCAACATAAAGCTCTGCATAGACTGCCACTACTCGATATTTGACCTTCCCTTCCGGAACGAGCCTAACTTTAGGACGGGTCACGGCAGTATGCTCATAATAAGGAAGTGCGAGATGGAGAATGCCCTCGTTGGAAAGAGGAAGGATCTGACCAGCGTTCCCAACTACCTCCTCGGCGCGGTTCTCCTCTACGGGATGAGCGAATACAGTGAAGAGAGGGTTGCCGAGCTTCTCGGCGTGCCGAAGGATGAACTTGAGGAGGCCATCAGGAAGTTCGTGATTTCCGGCCTGCACAGGACTCTTTTCGCCGACACGAAGAAGTTTGAGAAGTTCCTGCCGAAGAGTGATAAGGCCAAGCAGTTTTTGGCCCTCCTCCAGGGGTGA
- a CDS encoding DUF1699 family protein, whose protein sequence is MRVEVKARNNSELIRKLNEVLSDEVTEVYVNLRPTKEILVRILERAPNVRKISCPPSLYPKVSKKAVKALAQMGIELVPEGYPRGRPRKYDEGTIKEVQNLIMNGVPPKEISARMGIPLRTVYYMIEQLGVRRWKG, encoded by the coding sequence ATGAGGGTGGAGGTTAAGGCGCGAAACAATTCTGAACTCATAAGGAAGCTCAACGAGGTGCTGAGCGATGAGGTTACGGAGGTCTACGTAAACCTCCGCCCGACGAAGGAGATACTCGTGAGGATTCTTGAGCGCGCCCCCAACGTGAGAAAAATTTCCTGCCCCCCGAGCCTCTATCCCAAGGTCTCGAAAAAGGCCGTCAAAGCCCTCGCCCAGATGGGTATAGAGCTCGTCCCCGAGGGCTACCCCCGGGGAAGGCCCAGGAAATACGACGAGGGAACCATTAAGGAGGTTCAGAACCTCATAATGAACGGCGTTCCCCCCAAGGAGATAAGCGCCAGGATGGGCATCCCGCTCCGGACGGTTTACTACATGATCGAGCAGCTGGGTGTCCGGCGATGGAAAGGCTGA
- a CDS encoding DUF4129 domain-containing protein — translation MERLKTLYLVLFVSFILFSTLLGRTAVHGGTTVFNFEWVFFFANLFLFAAAGYVLKMLLEGNFERGMKRTKRGNILAGAITLLAMFVAIKLLFEKKPEDLVNGGKVGETLSGVWYNVTSGDFVVTLRELPEIFYLIPFIVFILFLLTVRRRKKPKRVPFEVRFEPQMTYDSIEGTPAERVIKMYKNVVAGLVMRGYPYQESWTHWEHKEKLREIFPDLEDIDVLTRIFEKAKYAGRLDEADVAAARRSYDRLMELLR, via the coding sequence ATGGAAAGGCTGAAGACCCTGTATCTGGTTCTTTTCGTGTCTTTTATCCTCTTCTCCACGCTCCTAGGCAGGACGGCAGTTCACGGGGGGACTACGGTCTTCAATTTCGAGTGGGTCTTTTTCTTCGCCAACCTCTTCCTGTTTGCGGCTGCAGGCTACGTGCTGAAGATGCTCCTTGAGGGGAACTTTGAGAGGGGGATGAAGAGAACCAAGAGGGGCAACATCCTTGCGGGCGCCATAACGCTTCTGGCGATGTTCGTTGCCATCAAACTGCTTTTCGAAAAGAAACCGGAAGACCTCGTGAACGGGGGCAAAGTGGGGGAAACCCTCTCAGGGGTCTGGTACAACGTCACCTCCGGCGACTTCGTCGTTACTCTAAGGGAGCTCCCCGAGATATTCTATCTCATTCCCTTCATAGTCTTCATCCTGTTCCTCCTCACGGTGAGGAGGCGTAAGAAACCGAAGAGGGTTCCCTTTGAGGTCAGGTTCGAGCCCCAGATGACCTACGACTCCATAGAGGGCACCCCCGCGGAGAGGGTCATAAAGATGTACAAAAACGTCGTGGCCGGCCTCGTCATGAGGGGCTACCCCTATCAGGAGAGCTGGACACACTGGGAGCACAAAGAAAAGCTGAGGGAAATCTTCCCTGACCTCGAAGACATCGACGTCCTCACGAGGATATTCGAGAAGGCCAAATATGCCGGCAGGCTGGACGAGGCCGATGTCGCCGCCGCCAGGAGGAGCTATGACCGACTCATGGAGCTGCTTAGGTAG
- a CDS encoding GTP cyclohydrolase IV has protein sequence MLVETQEETPEIRERLHRVGITNLRTVARINWKGRVYTFLPVFEITIDVPGEKKGIHMSRLVESITEAMSEAVEEEVMQAHRSLEELGRCIIRRLEGKHPHRRAEVWIRTHLIIPRETPASKRTTYEPYDVEVGVIKNENGSFEKVLRVKVIGNTACPHAMANNNGKTHIQRAIGELEVRTAFDEEIALEDMIDVVESSFSHPTYTLLKTIDENAVVQGMYRNPKFVEDVAREIFAKAKERFRGKVHVKVISNESIHKHDVIAETWS, from the coding sequence ATGCTCGTCGAGACCCAGGAGGAGACCCCAGAGATAAGGGAGCGCCTTCACCGCGTCGGAATCACAAACCTTCGCACCGTGGCGAGGATAAACTGGAAGGGTCGGGTGTACACCTTCCTTCCAGTGTTTGAGATAACCATAGACGTTCCGGGAGAGAAGAAGGGAATACACATGAGCCGGCTCGTGGAGAGCATAACCGAGGCCATGAGTGAGGCGGTTGAGGAAGAGGTCATGCAGGCCCACAGGTCGCTCGAGGAGCTTGGAAGGTGTATAATCCGTAGACTGGAAGGAAAGCACCCGCACAGGCGCGCCGAGGTCTGGATAAGGACCCATCTAATAATCCCGCGCGAGACTCCGGCGAGTAAAAGGACGACCTACGAGCCCTACGACGTCGAGGTCGGCGTCATCAAAAATGAGAACGGTTCGTTTGAGAAAGTTCTTAGGGTCAAGGTCATCGGCAACACAGCCTGTCCCCACGCCATGGCCAACAACAACGGAAAGACCCACATACAGAGAGCCATTGGAGAGCTTGAGGTGAGAACGGCCTTTGACGAGGAGATAGCCCTCGAGGACATGATAGACGTTGTGGAGAGTTCCTTCAGTCATCCAACCTACACCCTGCTGAAGACGATAGATGAGAACGCCGTGGTCCAAGGCATGTACAGAAACCCCAAGTTCGTGGAAGACGTCGCGAGGGAGATATTCGCCAAGGCCAAGGAGCGGTTCAGGGGCAAGGTCCACGTGAAGGTCATCAGCAACGAGAGCATCCACAAGCACGATGTGATAGCGGAGACGTGGAGCTGA
- a CDS encoding ABC transporter ATP-binding protein: MIIEARDLRKIFGSIRALDGITVDIPKGVTLILGPNGGGKSTFLKLATGVYRPTAGEIKVFGETPWNNWKVKARFGAAYDPPAFPQFTTGREWLTLFARSKGAGEEEIERVAEMFEVKSFLDKRINGYSSGMLKRLSLAQAFIGKPELIFLDEPLANIDFDSMERVIEIIEEMREKTNFVVISHIWEPIIPIVDWVVVIGNGKLVLSGKASDVRDEVEKLFKPRIGRSSRKGAQEGPSSLGQEGRQTPAND, translated from the coding sequence ATGATAATCGAGGCCAGAGACCTCAGAAAGATTTTTGGAAGCATAAGGGCACTCGACGGAATCACTGTGGACATTCCTAAAGGAGTCACGCTGATCCTCGGCCCCAACGGTGGCGGAAAGAGCACCTTTCTTAAGCTCGCAACGGGAGTTTACAGGCCGACAGCAGGTGAGATAAAGGTATTTGGCGAAACCCCATGGAACAACTGGAAAGTTAAGGCCCGCTTCGGCGCTGCATACGACCCGCCGGCCTTTCCCCAGTTCACCACGGGTAGGGAGTGGCTCACCCTGTTCGCCCGGAGCAAGGGCGCCGGCGAGGAGGAGATAGAGCGCGTGGCGGAGATGTTCGAGGTCAAAAGCTTCCTTGACAAGAGGATAAACGGCTACTCATCGGGGATGCTCAAGAGGCTTTCCCTAGCCCAGGCGTTCATAGGAAAGCCGGAGCTAATATTTCTCGACGAGCCTCTGGCCAACATAGACTTCGACAGCATGGAGAGGGTAATTGAGATAATTGAGGAAATGAGAGAAAAAACAAACTTTGTGGTAATAAGCCACATCTGGGAGCCTATAATACCCATTGTGGACTGGGTTGTTGTTATAGGCAACGGGAAGCTCGTTCTAAGCGGAAAAGCCAGTGATGTGCGGGATGAGGTCGAGAAGCTGTTCAAACCCCGCATAGGACGTTCAAGTAGGAAGGGGGCCCAGGAGGGCCCCTCTTCCCTTGGGCAGGAGGGTCGGCAAACCCCTGCCAACGATTGA
- a CDS encoding HD domain-containing protein gives MKLIHDPIYGHIELDEFAVRLVDTPEFQRLRRITQLGLAFLAYPSARHTRFEHSLGTFYLAKRIAEHNPEIEEGAVYAALLHDLGHYPFSHTLETLYPRHEENTKWFIRHGEISDVIRERYSLKEFLRFLKHPLVSGDIDADRMDYLVRDAYYTGVAYGLVDLDRLVRNLHYDGERLIIGEKGIMAAQSLLLARSMMYPTVYGHHVSRIASAMLVKAVELEGLSLDEIRVMDEVDLVARLRRSEKDEVRELVKAIDDRRLYKRVLYSGHDPGREFVGDLMRELEAEFGHLVLVDYPPKPKFEEKNAFVVADGRLKRLSEVSPLVRSLVELKDTHWRWGVYARADVRGRAVEFMEDFFGRRGVDFAIQKP, from the coding sequence ATGAAACTCATCCACGACCCCATATACGGACACATCGAGCTCGACGAGTTCGCGGTTAGGCTCGTTGATACACCTGAGTTTCAGAGGCTCAGGAGGATAACCCAGCTTGGCTTGGCTTTTCTCGCATACCCCTCCGCCAGGCACACCCGCTTCGAGCACTCGCTCGGAACCTTCTATCTGGCAAAGCGAATCGCTGAACACAACCCCGAAATCGAGGAAGGCGCAGTCTACGCGGCTCTGCTCCACGACCTCGGCCACTATCCCTTCAGCCATACCCTCGAAACCCTCTATCCCAGACACGAGGAGAACACGAAGTGGTTCATAAGGCACGGCGAAATCAGCGATGTTATAAGGGAGCGCTACTCACTCAAGGAGTTCCTGAGGTTCCTCAAACATCCCCTCGTGAGCGGAGACATCGATGCCGACAGAATGGACTACCTGGTGCGCGATGCGTACTACACCGGCGTCGCTTATGGGCTGGTCGACCTGGACAGGCTCGTGAGGAACCTGCACTACGATGGTGAGAGGCTGATAATCGGTGAGAAGGGCATCATGGCCGCACAGAGCCTCCTCCTTGCGAGGAGCATGATGTATCCCACCGTTTACGGACACCACGTTTCGAGGATCGCTAGCGCAATGCTCGTCAAGGCGGTCGAACTGGAGGGTCTGTCTCTCGATGAAATCCGCGTCATGGATGAGGTCGATCTGGTTGCCCGGCTCAGGAGGAGCGAGAAGGACGAAGTTCGCGAGCTCGTCAAGGCCATAGATGACAGGAGGCTCTACAAGCGCGTTCTTTACAGCGGCCATGATCCGGGCAGGGAGTTCGTTGGGGATCTTATGAGGGAACTCGAAGCCGAGTTCGGCCATCTGGTTCTCGTAGATTATCCTCCGAAACCCAAGTTCGAGGAGAAAAACGCCTTTGTGGTTGCGGACGGCAGGCTTAAAAGATTGAGCGAGGTCTCACCTCTCGTCCGCTCGCTGGTTGAACTGAAGGACACCCACTGGCGCTGGGGGGTTTACGCGAGGGCCGACGTGAGGGGACGGGCTGTGGAATTTATGGAGGATTTCTTCGGCCGCCGCGGGGTTGATTTTGCCATCCAAAAACCTTAA
- a CDS encoding elongation factor EF-2 has protein sequence MGRREEMIAKIKELMTQPERIRNMGIAAHIDHGKTTLSDNLLAGAGMISEELAGKQLVLDFDEQEQARGITINAANVSMVHNYEGQDYLINLIDTPGHVDFGGDVTRAMRAIDGAIIVVDAVEGVMPQTETVLRQALREYVKPVLFINKVDRLIKELKLGPNEILQRFAKIITDVNRLIKKYAPDEFKSQWMVRVEDGSVAFGSAYYNWALSVPFMKKTGVSFKDIVELTNAGDLKTLRQKAPLHVVVLDMVVKHLPNPLEAQKYRIPHLWRGEVESEIGQAMLKCDPKGKMIMVVTKIILDKHAGEVSTGRVWSGTVKTGQEVYLINAKRKARIQQVGIYMGPERVNMEAVPAGNIVAVTGLRDAMAGETVAQEQIEPFEALHYTSEPVVTVAIEAKNVKDLPKLIEALRQLAKEDPTLHVKIDEETGQHLLSGMGELHLEVKLVKLKEDWKLDVEVSPPIVVYRESVSKMSPIVEGKSPNKHNRFYITVEPLPDEIYQAIREGLIPEGRPKNPKEVAKKLAELGMDYEVAKGIVDIYNGNLFLDNTKGIQYLNEVMDLLVDGFHQAMDEGPLAREPVMKVMVRLHDAKIHEDNVHRGPAQIYPAIRGAIQCAMMKAQPILYEPYQKVIINVPYEYMGAVSREINQRRGQLIDMRQEGEVMIIIAEAPVAEMFGFAGAIRGATSGRALWSTEHAGFKRVPGELAVNIIRQIRQRKGLDPNPPKEQDVCPQQ, from the coding sequence ATGGGAAGAAGGGAAGAGATGATTGCGAAGATCAAGGAGCTCATGACCCAGCCCGAGAGGATCAGGAACATGGGTATCGCCGCTCACATTGACCACGGTAAGACGACGCTGAGCGACAACCTGCTCGCCGGTGCCGGAATGATAAGCGAGGAGCTCGCCGGAAAGCAGCTCGTCCTTGACTTCGACGAGCAGGAGCAGGCGAGAGGAATCACCATCAACGCGGCAAACGTCTCGATGGTTCACAACTACGAGGGGCAGGATTACCTCATCAACCTCATCGACACCCCGGGTCACGTTGACTTCGGTGGTGACGTTACCAGGGCCATGCGTGCCATCGACGGTGCCATCATCGTCGTTGACGCCGTCGAGGGAGTCATGCCGCAGACCGAGACCGTTCTCAGGCAGGCCCTGAGGGAGTACGTCAAGCCGGTTCTCTTCATCAACAAGGTTGACCGCCTCATCAAGGAGCTCAAGCTCGGCCCGAACGAGATACTCCAGAGGTTCGCCAAGATAATCACCGACGTCAACAGGCTCATCAAGAAGTACGCCCCGGACGAGTTCAAGAGCCAGTGGATGGTCAGGGTCGAGGACGGCAGCGTTGCCTTCGGTAGCGCTTACTACAACTGGGCCCTCAGCGTTCCGTTCATGAAGAAGACCGGCGTTTCCTTCAAGGACATCGTCGAGCTCACCAACGCTGGCGACCTCAAGACCCTCAGGCAGAAAGCCCCGCTCCACGTCGTTGTCCTCGATATGGTCGTCAAGCACCTCCCGAACCCGCTGGAGGCCCAGAAGTACAGGATTCCACACCTCTGGAGGGGAGAAGTCGAGAGCGAGATCGGTCAGGCCATGCTCAAGTGTGACCCGAAGGGCAAGATGATCATGGTCGTTACCAAGATCATCCTCGACAAGCACGCCGGTGAGGTTTCAACCGGCCGTGTATGGAGCGGTACCGTGAAGACCGGCCAGGAGGTCTACCTCATCAACGCCAAGAGGAAGGCCAGAATCCAGCAGGTTGGTATCTACATGGGCCCCGAGAGGGTCAACATGGAGGCCGTTCCTGCAGGAAACATCGTCGCCGTAACGGGTCTCCGCGACGCCATGGCCGGTGAGACCGTCGCCCAGGAGCAGATTGAGCCGTTCGAGGCCCTGCACTACACCAGCGAGCCGGTCGTTACCGTCGCCATCGAGGCCAAGAACGTTAAAGACCTTCCGAAGCTCATCGAAGCCCTTCGCCAGCTCGCCAAGGAGGACCCGACGCTCCACGTCAAGATTGACGAGGAGACCGGCCAGCACCTCCTCAGCGGTATGGGTGAACTCCACCTTGAGGTCAAGCTCGTCAAGCTCAAGGAGGACTGGAAGCTCGACGTTGAGGTCAGCCCGCCGATCGTCGTCTACCGCGAGAGCGTCAGCAAGATGAGCCCGATAGTTGAAGGAAAGAGCCCGAACAAGCACAACAGGTTCTACATCACCGTCGAGCCGCTTCCGGACGAGATCTACCAGGCCATCCGCGAGGGCCTCATCCCAGAGGGCAGGCCCAAGAACCCGAAGGAGGTCGCCAAGAAGCTCGCCGAGCTCGGCATGGACTACGAGGTCGCCAAGGGTATCGTGGACATCTACAACGGCAACCTGTTCCTCGACAACACCAAGGGTATCCAGTACCTCAATGAGGTTATGGACCTGCTCGTTGATGGATTCCACCAGGCCATGGACGAGGGCCCGCTCGCCAGGGAGCCCGTCATGAAGGTCATGGTCCGCCTGCACGACGCCAAGATTCACGAGGACAACGTCCACCGCGGTCCGGCCCAGATCTACCCGGCCATCAGGGGTGCCATCCAGTGTGCCATGATGAAGGCCCAGCCGATCCTCTACGAGCCGTACCAGAAGGTCATCATCAACGTGCCCTACGAGTACATGGGTGCCGTCAGCAGGGAGATCAACCAGAGGCGCGGCCAGCTCATCGACATGAGGCAGGAAGGCGAGGTCATGATCATCATCGCCGAGGCCCCGGTTGCGGAGATGTTCGGATTCGCCGGAGCCATCCGTGGCGCCACCAGCGGAAGGGCCCTCTGGAGCACCGAGCACGCGGGCTTCAAGCGCGTTCCGGGAGAGCTCGCCGTGAACATCATCAGGCAGATCAGGCAGAGGAAGGGCCTCGACCCGAACCCGCCGAAGGAGCAGGACGTCTGCCCGCAGCAGTGA